From one Triticum aestivum cultivar Chinese Spring chromosome 4B, IWGSC CS RefSeq v2.1, whole genome shotgun sequence genomic stretch:
- the LOC123091680 gene encoding heavy metal-associated isoprenylated plant protein 33 codes for MSKEDVLKIQTCVLKVNIHCDGCQKKVKKILSKIDGVYQSTIDPEEGKVMVSGLVDPDTIIKKLNKGGKPAVLWGSKPGGVANQFQKLHLDGNGGGGKGQQPKDAGGKGHPKDAGGKAHKGGGKDAKMAMPQPTPQQIQQMQQQMQMKGAPTPQQLQQLQQQMQMKGAPTPQQLQQLQQQMQMKGAPTPQQMQQLQQQMQMKGAPTPQQLQQLQQQMQMKGLKLPPQFMGAAAAKMPFPAGAPAKDPKSVKFNLPEDGWGDDGGSEFDDEFDEFDDDEDFDDEGFEDDYYDDPKMMMKQMAMPPNAGGGDKKGAGNGGKKGGGGNEIPVQIKGNGNNGGGKKDAGGKQQHQGGNGNGNGNGGGKNGGGGGQPNNVKGGGAPVQGKKGGGAGGPAPGMGGPMGGGMPPQQQAMFRPNMMGGAGFPGMGGPMGHPHAASGAQAGRAMQGMPPAGLYQGAGGGMPSGAEMLQAAAAAGNPMAQQQYMQLIQQQQQQQQMAMLQQQQQQQQMMMVNGGHGGGAGGYPQMGYGPGYGRPPMGSYPMPTAYAMPPQPPAGEPYNYFSDEDPNSCSVM; via the exons ATGAGCAAGGAGGATGTGCTCAAGATACAG ACCTGCGTGCTCAAGGTGAACATCCACTGCGACGGGTGCCAGAAGAAGGTGAAGAAGATCCTCAGCAAGATCGATG GCGTGTACCAGAGCACCATCGACCCGGAGGAGGGCAAGGTGATGGTGTCCGGGCTGGTGGATCCGGAcaccatcatcaagaagctcaACAAGGGCGGCAAGCCCGCTGTGCTCTGGGGCTCCAAGCCCGGCGGCGTCGCCAACCAGTTCCAGAAGCTCCACCTCGACGGTAACGGCGGCGGTGGTAAGGGCCAGCAGCCCAAGGACGCCGGCGGCAAAGGCCATCCCAAAGATGCCGGCGGCAAGGCCCACAAGGGCGGCGGCAAGGACGCCAAGATGGCGATGCCGCAGCCGACCCCGCAGCAGATTCAGCAAATGCAGCAGCAGATGCAGATGAAGGGCGCGCCGACCCCGCAGCAGCTCCAGCAGCTGCAACAGCAGATGCAGATGAAGGGTGCGCCGACGCCGCAGCAGCTCCAGCAGCTGCAGCAGCAGATGCAGATGAAGGGCGCGCCGACGCCTCAGCAGatgcagcagctgcagcagcagaTGCAGATGAAGGGTGCGCCGACGCCGCAGCAGCTCCAGCAGCTGCAACAGCAGATGCAGATGAAGGGGCTGAAGCTGCCGCCGCAGTTCATGGGCGCCGCCGCGGCCAAGATGCCGTTCCCGGCGGGTGCGCCGGCCAAGGACCCCAAGTCCGTCAAGTTCAACCTCCCCGAGGACGGCTGGGGCGACGACGGCGGCAGCGAGTTCGACGACGAGTTCGACGAATTTGACGATGACGAAGATTTCGACGACGAGGGCTTCGAAGACGACTACTACGACGACCCCAAGATGATGATGAAGCAGATGGCCATGCCGCCGAACGCCGGCGGGGGCGACAAGAAGGGCGCCGGCAATGGTGGGAAGAAGGGCGGTGGAGGAAACGAGATCCCTGTGCAGATCAAGGGGAACGGCAACAACGGCGGCGGCAAGAAAGACGCGGGTGGCAAGCAGCAGCACCAAGGTGGCAacggcaacggcaacggcaacGGCGGCGGTAAGAACGGAGGCGGTGGTGGGCAGCCGAACAACgtcaagggaggaggagcgccggtCCAGGGAAAAAAGGGCGGCGGTGCTGGTGGCCCGGCCCCAGGCATGGGTGGCCCGATGGGCGGCGGCATGCCGCCGCAGCAGCAGGCCATGTTCAGGCCTAACATGATGGGCGGCGCCGGTTTCCCCGGCATGGGCGGTCCAATGGGCCACCCGCACGCGGCGAGCGGCGCGCAGGCTGGCCGCGCCATGCAGGGCATGCCGCCGGCTGGGCTTTACCAGGGCGCTGGCGGCGGCATGCCGTCCGGGGCGGAGATGCTTCAGGCTGCGGCCGCGGCCGGGAACCCCATGGCGCAGCAGCAGTACATGCAACTgatccagcagcagcaacagcagcagcagatgGCAATgctgcagcaacagcagcagcagcagcaaatgaTGATGGTgaacggcggccatggcggcggcgcgggagggtaCCCGCAGATGGGCTACGGGCCAGGGTACGGGCGTCCGCCGATGGGCTCGTACCCGATGCCAACCGCCTATGCGATGCCGCCGCAGCCACCAGCGGGGGAGCCTTACAACTACTTCAGCGACGAGGACCCCAACAGCTGCTCGGTGATGTGA